The stretch of DNA CCGCAAAGGCGGACAAAAACACCGGTGACAGGGTGGTTATCACCGCACCCATATGGGCGGAAGACAGCTTGGTACCGATAAACTGGGCAGCAATTGAAAAAAAATAACCTACCAAACCCACTTGCAAGATTAACCCTCTGGCTGTGTCAGGCAGCAGTTTTTCTTGTTTCCGCCATAAGATCCCGACCAGCAGCAGGGCAGCAACCAGGTAGCGCAAAAACAATAAAGTAAAAGGGGGAACGGTAGCCAGGGCAAACTTGCTTACTACATACATACCCCCCCAGATCGCAGCGGCCAGCGATAGATATAACGCGCCGCCAATCATTGAATTCATGTTCATACCTCCCGTTATGAGACAGCCGGTATGACTTGCCGGGCATATTAGACCTGTCTTATTTTTTCCCCGCCGTTTTGGCGGCAGTTTTTTTCTTGCCCACTGCATTGACCGCAGTTAAAATAACCTGTCGCCCCTCTCTGCTAACTTCGATCCGATAATCGATTATTCCTTCTTTATACAACTGAACCTTTAGCTCCAGCAGCGCTTTTCCCACCTGCTCCTGTAACTCAGGGGTAAAAAATGAATGAATGCCTTCCCTGGCCGGCCCTTTGGATTGCGGCTTAGCTGCCGGCCGGCTCACCTCTGTATCCTGCCAAGCATTCTCAAAAGTGATTTCTTCTTTGTAGTTAGCCAGCATTTCTTCATCACTAAGGTTTTTTCTTATTTTGATTTTCCCCATTATCCTCACCCGTAGTTTTTTACTCACCATTATAAAAGAAAATAAAACATCCTGCCAGATGATAACAGCAACTCTTAATTTGTTCAACATGTAGCAATTTGTAAAATTTTACATAATATATTGGTAAATATTTCTAATTTGTCTGTTGCTTTTTTCTCATTGATATGCTTGTCCTGCTTGAGATACAATAAAAATAACGGTTTTTTATGACACATTATGTAAAAAAAGGAGACAGTTATGATATTTAATAAAAAAATTGTCTGCAGTTTCATCCTGGCGGGGCTTTTGTTTTTTAACAATACAGCCTTTGCCGGTAACTTTTATACCGTAAAAAAAGGCGATAGCCTTTGGAGTATTTCTCAAGCATACGGCACTACAGTGGAAGAACTAAAAAGAGCCAACCGCTTAACCGGCGATAATTTATCCATTGGCCAGCGGTTGCTTATTTCTTATCCGGTTTTAACTTCCCGTGGCCCAGCAAAATCGCCGTTACCTGACTGGTTGGCAGTTACCTCCGCTGTGCCTGCCGCCGACCAGGCAAGCCAAGTGTCCCAGGATCAACAGCCAACTGTCGAACTGGTTGACTGGTTTACTGAAGGAAAAAAGTTATTGCAAAGCGGCGTAATTTTTTCGGTGGCTGACTGCGCCACCGGTGCCCAACTTCAATTAAAGGTTTTGAGTGCCGGTAATCATTGCGATATTGAACCGGCATCACAGGCAGATACAAATGCCATGCTGAGGCTGTTTGGCCAGTGGACCTGGTCACCCCGTCCGGTGGTGATCCAAATTAACGGCCGCCGCATTGCCGGTTCTCTTTCCGGTATGCCACACAGCATCGATACCACACCGGACAACGGTGTTGAGGGGCATTTTGATCTTTACCTGCATAACAGCCGCCCCCACGGCAGCGGCGTCTCCCAAAGTTATGTACAGCAGCATTATGCTGCCGTTGCCAAGTCGGCAGGGTCAGATAATTAAGTTTGTTTTTTATGATGTTTGTTTATAGCGGTGCTGTTTTCCCTGAGAAAACAGCATTTTTCATTTTATAGAGATAATTAATAACCGGATTGGCTGTAGTTGAATAGCATGTAATAAACATTTTTTTGAAGGAGGGATAAGTCGTGTTCAATTTTAAGACTGATTTTTTCAGTCAACCTAAAGTTGGACAGATCATAGAAACAAACCAAGAAAGCGACATGCAAGCAACGACAATAGCGGAACTGCCTGAATCAGCTGAGTTGCCGCTGTCGGCACAAAGTGAAGCGGCAGAACAAGCGAATCCGGCAAGGGATGCGGTTGATGCCGTCTACCAGGAATTAACAGCATGGCCGGAATTGCCTGATGCATTAACTGAACCGCCCGAGTCCACCGTAACAGAAACCAGAGTTTTTTATCACCCGGGATGTATCGATACCGCCGGAGCCAATTTGCTCAGTTGCGATAATACACCGGTGCCTGTTACGGGCCTGCCGGGGGATGTTGTTGCTAAACTGCCCGTGGTGCTGGCGGAACTAAGTATCCGGGTCAATGTGGATGCCAAGGTTGACCTGCCGGAACAGGCACTGGAAATCAAAGAAATCAACAAATCTGTTAAACTTACCCAATGCCTGGTATTACAAGATCCGGAAGAAACCATCCCACCCCTGCTCTTTCTTAAGGGATTTATCCGCAAGAACATTAATTATGCTGCAAAGGATTGTTCCCACCAGGCCGGTACCTGCGGCGATATACGCCACTGCACTGTGGAT from Desulforamulus hydrothermalis Lam5 = DSM 18033 encodes:
- a CDS encoding CsxC family protein gives rise to the protein MFNFKTDFFSQPKVGQIIETNQESDMQATTIAELPESAELPLSAQSEAAEQANPARDAVDAVYQELTAWPELPDALTEPPESTVTETRVFYHPGCIDTAGANLLSCDNTPVPVTGLPGDVVAKLPVVLAELSIRVNVDAKVDLPEQALEIKEINKSVKLTQCLVLQDPEETIPPLLFLKGFIRKNINYAAKDCSHQAGTCGDIRHCTVDVPFSCTTPVVFNGTPPVVPLVNTVSEFQYFRREDLPNSRFSEKDELLSGDLSEFNQVTQEFYNELPYGELVSARIVEYDEFIKGDAKAAQLPPGEQEFFALEQKMVLLLTIKILQKQQVYIPPTPSAPAPSPNSDLDSGLPPVDESETSEPATGDQDKPATAT
- a CDS encoding LysM peptidoglycan-binding domain-containing protein translates to MIFNKKIVCSFILAGLLFFNNTAFAGNFYTVKKGDSLWSISQAYGTTVEELKRANRLTGDNLSIGQRLLISYPVLTSRGPAKSPLPDWLAVTSAVPAADQASQVSQDQQPTVELVDWFTEGKKLLQSGVIFSVADCATGAQLQLKVLSAGNHCDIEPASQADTNAMLRLFGQWTWSPRPVVIQINGRRIAGSLSGMPHSIDTTPDNGVEGHFDLYLHNSRPHGSGVSQSYVQQHYAAVAKSAGSDN